The genome window GCAAGGAATCGCCTTTAATAATTTCGTTTATGACCTTTTTTTACATATTCCCAATCAATTTCAATGTTTTGACGAATACGAATTAATAAGTTGTGAACATTGTCAATTTCTTCAGGAGAAAAACCATCTAGTGCTCTAGCATTCGAATATTCTCCTTCTCTCTTTAAAAACGGGTAAATTTTTAAACTTTTGTCAGTTGGGAAAAGCTGTTTGTTTTTCTTGTTACCAACTTCATTTCGTTTTTCTATAAAGCCTTTTATCTCCAACTTTTGAATCGCTCGGGAGGCAGTTGTGCGATCTACCTTTAATAGTTCAGCAACCTTTTCCTGAATAATGCCAGGGTTTTCGCAGATGCGAGTGACATACAAATACTGACCCTTTGTTAAATCAAGTTCTTTAAACTCGATATTACTAATGGAATCAAGTGCCCGCGCAATCGCACCAATATCTCGCAAAATTTCCTTCATTGATTGCCTCCGAAAAATTTATTGTATTTGCAATAAAAAATACTCTATACTATATATTATCATCCATGCAAGGAAATTTCACTTCATATCTACAGTGGGGGTTCTTTTGCAAAGCAGGTCTAGCGGTGAAGAGGACGGTTATAGCAGCGGAAAAAGCAGTTTTAGCGGCGAAGCATACGGCTCACCGACGGAAAACAAAGTTCTATCAACGGAGAGTACGCTCCTAACAGCAAAAAACGAGGAGGAATATAAAGATGAACACGAAAAAAATAACAGATGAACAGGATTTACAAACAGCATTTGCCATTCGTCAAAAAGTGTTTATAGAGGAGCAAAAGGTTCCAAAGGAAGAAGAATATGATGAATTCGACACACTAGATGCAGCATGTGATCATATTTTTGTGTACTATAACGAACAACCCGTTGGCACTGGCAGACTGCGAGTTGTTGATGGTTACGGCAAACTAGAGCGTATATGTATATTAATAGAATTCCGTAAATTTGGATTAGGTAAAGTCATAATCCAAGGTCTAGAGGAAATAGCACTTGAAAAAGGTTTAACAAAATCTAAATTAAATGCGCAATCCTATGCAGAGGGCTTTTATGAAAAATTAGGCTATAAACGTGCAGGAGAAGAGTTTATGGATTGTGGAATCCCACATATTTTAATGAAAAAGCAATTGAATAGGGAGTAGTATGTACAGGTAGCAGAAATGGAAATATACACTATACTTTAGCGGCATCTGATGCAATCTAAGCTTGGTACATCTCCGTTCGACGCATTACTAGTTGGTTTATCGAAGAAGGTTGGTTTAACAGTAGGCAGCTGGGAAATCATGACGTCCTTCTTCGATATTTTCTTCCTTCACAACGCAATAATTTATTCCCTATATATTAAAACAAGCTGCCCAAAATTATATTTGAGCAGCTCTATTTTTCTAGACTTCTTTTACAACAGTACCTGAGAAGCTGTCGTGAGGAAGAAGTTGTCCATTTTGTTGTTCAAATGCTTTTGGATTTTTCAAGTAATCGAATGTACTAATTGTGTCTCGGTAAGCCATGCGCTTGATAATTTGAGGGGAAGTTAGCTCTGACCCATTTTCATTTGCAAGTTCGAGTCCCATTTTTTTGTAGCCAACTGTTTGCCCTTTTTTACGTAATTGTGCAAATTCAAGTGACCACATCACGACTGTTGGTGTGACAATGGCATGAATCGCCTCGTTTTTCACTTTTTTTCGCAAGACATATTCTACACCAGCTGTGACAGCCGTTGAAATTGCCAAATCAATGAGAAATGCTTTTGTTCGTTTTTTTGTAATAGATTTCACTAGAGCTCCTCCTCTTATTTAACTTGTCTCTACCTAATACGAATGACAACAGAATAAGTTCCAATATATTCAAAAGATCATGTCATTTTTAAATGACAGTTCATGCTTGGCAAGATAAGATGCAATGGCACCATGTTTTTCTGTTGAAGCTCCTGCATAGCGATTCGCGAATGTAAGGAGGGGGATAGCGTACTGCTTACAAAAGTCGACTAAGTTTATCGCTGTAATCTGCTTGCTAAGGAAAATACTTAACACTCCTCCAATAAAAGCATCGCCCGCTCCAGTTGTATCAATTGCATGGACCTCGTCAGCTGGCACTTTGACATGAAGCTTGTTAGTGTAAAGACTTGCACCTTCTGCTCCCCGAGTAATTATGAGTACTTGTACTTTCCCTTGAAATAATGTTTGGACTGCTATTTCTTCGTCCTCCATAGCCGTTAAAAATAAAAGCTCCTCCTCAGATAATTTAACAATGTGGGCCTTTGGTAAAAATTCTAAAATAGTTTGACGACATGCCTTCTCATCATTCCATAATGGCAATCGAACATTGGGATCAAATGAAACAAGACTACCAGCCTGATGAGCCTGTTCTATCAAGGACACATGTGCATGTTTCATTGGGCTTTCCACTAAATTAACTGAACAAAAATGAAGAATATCTTTACCTGTTAATATATTGGGCGGAAGTTGTTCTTTGTTGTAAAGCAAATCTGCTGCGTGACGACGATAAAATAAGAAGTCACGGCCTCCGTCATTTGTCAAGGAAACGAAGGCTAAACTTGTTTCACCCTCAACAGTTTGAACGATATAGTTCGTATCAACATCAGCCTTTTTTAACGTTTCTACAAGAAAATCTCCAAAAGCATCTTGACCTACCTGTGTGATGAGAGCTGCTCGTTGCCCAAGTTTTGCACAAACAGCAGCAACATTGGCAGGGGCCCCACCAGCATTTTTAGTAAATAGCTCTACTGTAGCAAGGGAGGTATTTTGCTCAGTAGGCGTAAAATCAATTAATAATTCACCAATTGCATAAAGTTTATTCACGAAAAACCCTCCTCTATATCAATTAATTCCGCCTTGGCGTAATTGTTGCTGACGCTTTGCTTTCGCACAGAAGAATTGCCACAGGGCGTGGCTTTCCGTCGCTTTGCACTTTGTATCCGTCGTACTGCCAGTCGGTTCCGTCGCCTTCATTTCTATCCGTCGTACTGTTCGACCTTTCCGTCACTATGCGCTTTGTATCCGTCGTACTGCCAGCCGGTTCCGTCGCCTTCATTTCTATCCGTCGCTCTGTTCGACCTTTCCGTCGCTTTGCACTTTGTATCCGTCGTACTGCCAGTCGGTTCCGTCGCCTTCATTTCTATCCGTCGTACTGTTCGACCTTTCCGTCGCTTTGCACTTTGTATCCGTCGTACTGCCAGTCGGTTCCGTCGTCTTCATTTCTATCCGTCGTACTGTTCGACCTTTCCGTCACTATGCGCTTTGTATCCGTCGTACTGCCAGTCGGTTCCGTCGCCTTCATTTCTATTCGTCGTACTGTTCGACCTTTCTATCACCTTGCCCTTGGCGTTCTTAGACTGAGTTCCTCTATTTCAGTATGTGTTTGGATATCCACTGAAAAGGAAGCACACCCGCATTCATCTCTTCACCTTTAAAGGTGGGAGTCTTCTGTAACTGACGTTTCACTTACGTTACAAAAAAATCTGTAACTGACGTTTCACTTACGTTACAAAAAAAATCTGTAACTGACGCATCGCTTTCGCTACAAAAAACATCCGCTGAATGAAGATAGATAAAAACTAAACCTGAGACAAACGCCTTTTCTTTGGTACGTAAATTGTGTAAAAAATGCCGCCAAAAATTAATGCAATACCAACT of Lysinibacillus agricola contains these proteins:
- a CDS encoding carbohydrate kinase family protein, whose product is MNKLYAIGELLIDFTPTEQNTSLATVELFTKNAGGAPANVAAVCAKLGQRAALITQVGQDAFGDFLVETLKKADVDTNYIVQTVEGETSLAFVSLTNDGGRDFLFYRRHAADLLYNKEQLPPNILTGKDILHFCSVNLVESPMKHAHVSLIEQAHQAGSLVSFDPNVRLPLWNDEKACRQTILEFLPKAHIVKLSEEELLFLTAMEDEEIAVQTLFQGKVQVLIITRGAEGASLYTNKLHVKVPADEVHAIDTTGAGDAFIGGVLSIFLSKQITAINLVDFCKQYAIPLLTFANRYAGASTEKHGAIASYLAKHELSFKNDMIF
- a CDS encoding RDD family protein; translated protein: MKSITKKRTKAFLIDLAISTAVTAGVEYVLRKKVKNEAIHAIVTPTVVMWSLEFAQLRKKGQTVGYKKMGLELANENGSELTSPQIIKRMAYRDTISTFDYLKNPKAFEQQNGQLLPHDSFSGTVVKEV
- a CDS encoding GNAT family N-acetyltransferase, encoding MNTKKITDEQDLQTAFAIRQKVFIEEQKVPKEEEYDEFDTLDAACDHIFVYYNEQPVGTGRLRVVDGYGKLERICILIEFRKFGLGKVIIQGLEEIALEKGLTKSKLNAQSYAEGFYEKLGYKRAGEEFMDCGIPHILMKKQLNRE
- a CDS encoding MarR family winged helix-turn-helix transcriptional regulator, whose protein sequence is MKEILRDIGAIARALDSISNIEFKELDLTKGQYLYVTRICENPGIIQEKVAELLKVDRTTASRAIQKLEIKGFIEKRNEVGNKKNKQLFPTDKSLKIYPFLKREGEYSNARALDGFSPEEIDNVHNLLIRIRQNIEIDWEYVKKGHKRNY